Proteins encoded together in one Portunus trituberculatus isolate SZX2019 chromosome 39, ASM1759143v1, whole genome shotgun sequence window:
- the LOC123515397 gene encoding D-2-hydroxyglutarate dehydrogenase, mitochondrial-like isoform X1, translated as MLFDRLGLSLHYIKPRTTVTSKQQVKMFHGKELWQVVSMASRWTRASCSLTLNLYRWNKTFIHTSSCHRKCELTSKRYQVKRGNYNQINDQNIKFFTELLGPHRIIEGESELEGHNTDWLDTVRGVSSVLLKPKTTEEVSAILTYCNQHRLAVCPQGGNTGLVGGSVPVFDEIIISTNLMNKVENVDTWSGVVTCQSGCVLEALDQHVADFGLMVPLDLGAKGSCHIGGNVSTNAGGLRLLRYGNLHGSVLGVEAVLASGEVVDCMTAMKKDNTGYDLKHLFIGSEGTLGLVTKIAIHCPSRPQAVNLAFLGLSSYENVLKTYVAAKSKLGEILSSCEFIDRSSLECVEENLKLKPPISSHEYYMLIETSGSNGTHDEEKLNIFLEDVLGSGIVDDGTVASEPSRMLHIWGLRERIAEALHHEGYTYKYDISIPLSHFYKMVEDMREHLGSKIIRCCGYGHIGDGNLHLNITTEEFDKEVLNHIEPAVYEWTSKVKGSISAEHGLGFKKRNYIHYSKSSGAVTIMKQMKKLLDPNGILNPYKVLPDE; from the exons ATGTTATTCGACAGGTTGGGCTTGTCACTGCATTACATAAAGCCACGTACAACGGTAACAAGTAAGCAACAA gtaaaaatgtttcatgGCAAAGAATTATGGCAGGTTGTTTCCATGGCCTCCCGCTGGACCAGGGCATCTTGCAGCCTTACATTAAACTTGTACAGATGGAATAAGACTTTCATACATACATCATCATGTCACAGAAAGTGTGAGCTGACTTCTAAAAG GTATCAGGTGAAGAGAGGAAACTACAATCAGATAAATGACCAAAACATCAAATTCTTTACTGAACTCTTGGGTCCACACCGAATTATTGAAGGTGAATCAGAGCTAGAAGGTCACAACACAGACTGGCTGGACACTGTGCGGGGAGtgtcttctgttcttcttaAACCCAAGACAACCGAAGAAGTGTCTGCAATCTTGACTTACTGCAATCAGCACAGACTTGCAGTATGTCCCCAAG GTGGTAACACTGGACTGGTTGGTGGAAGTGTTCCAGTATTTGATGAAATTATCATCTCAACAAACTTGATGAATAAGGTTGAAAATGTAGACACTTGGTCAGGTGTTGTTACATGTCAGTCTGGGTGTGTTCTTGAAGCCTTGGATCAGCATGTGGCTGACTTTGGATTAATGGTCCCTCTGGATCTTGGAGCAAAAGGCAGCTGTCACATCGGTGGCAATGTGTCAACTAATGCAG GAGGCTTACGCCTGCTTCGCTATGGAAACCTTCATGGATCTGTCCTGGGTGTGGAGGCAGTGTTGGCCTCAGGAGAAGTGGTTGACTGCATGACAGCCATGAAGAAAGATAATACTGGTTATGACCTCaagcatttatttattggttCTGAAGGAACATTGGGATTAGTTACAAAG ATTGCAATCCATTGTCCATCAAGGCCACAAGCTGTCAATCTTGCCTTCTTAGGTCTCAGCTCTTATGAAAATGTTCTCAAAACCTACGTTGCAGCAAAGAGCAAGCTTGGAGAAATCTTGAgctcttgtgaatttattgaCAGATCATCTCTTGAATGTGTAGAAGAAAACTTAAAACTAAAGCCACCAATTTCATCACATGAATATTACATGTTAATTGAGACTTCAG GATCAAATGGAACACATGATGAAGAAAAGTTAAATATCTTCCTAGAAGATGTTCTTGGGTCAGGAATAGTTGATGATGGCACTGTGGCCTCTGAACCCTCCAGAATGCTGCACATATGGGGTCTGAGGGAGAGGATTGCAGAGGCCCTTCACCATGAAGGCTACACCTACAA GTATGACATCTCCATCCCATTGTCTCACTTCTATAAAATGGTTGAAGATATGAGGGAGCACTTGGGATCTAAGATCATTCGCTGCTGTGGCTATGGACACATTGGGGATGGAAATCTCCACCTCAACATCACAACAGAAGAGTTTGATAAG GAAGTGCTGAATCACATTGAGCCGGCAGTGTATGAGTGGACATCAAAAGTAAAGGGAAGCATAAGTGCTGAGCATGGTCTAGGATTCAAAAAGAGGAATTACATACATTACTCAAAATCATCTGGTGCAGTAACTATTATGAAGCAAATGAAGAAGCTGTTGGATCCCAATGGCATTCTAAATCCTTATAAGGTTCTTCCTGATGAATAA
- the LOC123515397 gene encoding D-2-hydroxyglutarate dehydrogenase, mitochondrial-like isoform X2, producing MFHGKELWQVVSMASRWTRASCSLTLNLYRWNKTFIHTSSCHRKCELTSKRYQVKRGNYNQINDQNIKFFTELLGPHRIIEGESELEGHNTDWLDTVRGVSSVLLKPKTTEEVSAILTYCNQHRLAVCPQGGNTGLVGGSVPVFDEIIISTNLMNKVENVDTWSGVVTCQSGCVLEALDQHVADFGLMVPLDLGAKGSCHIGGNVSTNAGGLRLLRYGNLHGSVLGVEAVLASGEVVDCMTAMKKDNTGYDLKHLFIGSEGTLGLVTKIAIHCPSRPQAVNLAFLGLSSYENVLKTYVAAKSKLGEILSSCEFIDRSSLECVEENLKLKPPISSHEYYMLIETSGSNGTHDEEKLNIFLEDVLGSGIVDDGTVASEPSRMLHIWGLRERIAEALHHEGYTYKYDISIPLSHFYKMVEDMREHLGSKIIRCCGYGHIGDGNLHLNITTEEFDKEVLNHIEPAVYEWTSKVKGSISAEHGLGFKKRNYIHYSKSSGAVTIMKQMKKLLDPNGILNPYKVLPDE from the exons atgtttcatgGCAAAGAATTATGGCAGGTTGTTTCCATGGCCTCCCGCTGGACCAGGGCATCTTGCAGCCTTACATTAAACTTGTACAGATGGAATAAGACTTTCATACATACATCATCATGTCACAGAAAGTGTGAGCTGACTTCTAAAAG GTATCAGGTGAAGAGAGGAAACTACAATCAGATAAATGACCAAAACATCAAATTCTTTACTGAACTCTTGGGTCCACACCGAATTATTGAAGGTGAATCAGAGCTAGAAGGTCACAACACAGACTGGCTGGACACTGTGCGGGGAGtgtcttctgttcttcttaAACCCAAGACAACCGAAGAAGTGTCTGCAATCTTGACTTACTGCAATCAGCACAGACTTGCAGTATGTCCCCAAG GTGGTAACACTGGACTGGTTGGTGGAAGTGTTCCAGTATTTGATGAAATTATCATCTCAACAAACTTGATGAATAAGGTTGAAAATGTAGACACTTGGTCAGGTGTTGTTACATGTCAGTCTGGGTGTGTTCTTGAAGCCTTGGATCAGCATGTGGCTGACTTTGGATTAATGGTCCCTCTGGATCTTGGAGCAAAAGGCAGCTGTCACATCGGTGGCAATGTGTCAACTAATGCAG GAGGCTTACGCCTGCTTCGCTATGGAAACCTTCATGGATCTGTCCTGGGTGTGGAGGCAGTGTTGGCCTCAGGAGAAGTGGTTGACTGCATGACAGCCATGAAGAAAGATAATACTGGTTATGACCTCaagcatttatttattggttCTGAAGGAACATTGGGATTAGTTACAAAG ATTGCAATCCATTGTCCATCAAGGCCACAAGCTGTCAATCTTGCCTTCTTAGGTCTCAGCTCTTATGAAAATGTTCTCAAAACCTACGTTGCAGCAAAGAGCAAGCTTGGAGAAATCTTGAgctcttgtgaatttattgaCAGATCATCTCTTGAATGTGTAGAAGAAAACTTAAAACTAAAGCCACCAATTTCATCACATGAATATTACATGTTAATTGAGACTTCAG GATCAAATGGAACACATGATGAAGAAAAGTTAAATATCTTCCTAGAAGATGTTCTTGGGTCAGGAATAGTTGATGATGGCACTGTGGCCTCTGAACCCTCCAGAATGCTGCACATATGGGGTCTGAGGGAGAGGATTGCAGAGGCCCTTCACCATGAAGGCTACACCTACAA GTATGACATCTCCATCCCATTGTCTCACTTCTATAAAATGGTTGAAGATATGAGGGAGCACTTGGGATCTAAGATCATTCGCTGCTGTGGCTATGGACACATTGGGGATGGAAATCTCCACCTCAACATCACAACAGAAGAGTTTGATAAG GAAGTGCTGAATCACATTGAGCCGGCAGTGTATGAGTGGACATCAAAAGTAAAGGGAAGCATAAGTGCTGAGCATGGTCTAGGATTCAAAAAGAGGAATTACATACATTACTCAAAATCATCTGGTGCAGTAACTATTATGAAGCAAATGAAGAAGCTGTTGGATCCCAATGGCATTCTAAATCCTTATAAGGTTCTTCCTGATGAATAA